One genomic window of Vibrio natriegens NBRC 15636 = ATCC 14048 = DSM 759 includes the following:
- a CDS encoding efflux RND transporter periplasmic adaptor subunit → MVRSFKIFWVCTFAATLNWLSIGNALAQEAPQNDNAMEVGALTLKRQLVPTVYSLPGRTVAYEQVEIRPRVDGVVTKVVYQPGQTLKIGEPLFELDDAAYVASVESYKADLAAAEADLPVKKAAYQRSLKLKGKGFTAAEVESAQSELAAAQATYDSAKSNLKYATTQLSWTKITSPIQGKAEVSEVSAGDLVTAGQSDSMTTITRLNPIYMDMLETSSRILSIRRKIDRGTLIPNEKIKASLILDDGEVYQGIGSLVTASATTSTSTGTVTIRFAFDNPEELLLPGMFVRASVELGKTNAFLIPQRAAQRNSAGELMVYVIEDGKAKQVEVTAEGSYQNNWIVTKGVKEGQSLILDGLKTMSDGVSVVPVPAEVDEFGLVKDKQTDTSVEPSSNQNDTVSENPTNE, encoded by the coding sequence ATGGTCAGATCTTTCAAGATCTTTTGGGTTTGTACATTCGCAGCCACGCTTAACTGGCTCTCAATTGGGAACGCCTTAGCGCAGGAGGCGCCCCAGAACGATAATGCGATGGAAGTCGGTGCTCTTACCCTTAAGCGTCAGCTCGTCCCTACTGTGTATAGTCTTCCTGGTAGGACTGTCGCTTATGAGCAAGTCGAAATACGTCCCAGAGTCGATGGTGTAGTTACGAAAGTTGTCTACCAACCTGGCCAAACGTTAAAAATCGGTGAACCTCTTTTTGAATTAGATGATGCAGCTTATGTGGCATCGGTTGAATCATATAAAGCCGATCTTGCGGCTGCCGAAGCAGATTTGCCAGTTAAAAAAGCGGCATATCAAAGGTCTTTAAAACTAAAAGGAAAAGGGTTCACTGCCGCTGAGGTGGAAAGTGCCCAATCGGAACTTGCAGCCGCTCAAGCAACTTATGACTCAGCGAAGAGCAACTTGAAATACGCAACAACTCAGCTTTCCTGGACAAAAATAACCAGCCCGATTCAAGGGAAAGCAGAGGTATCGGAGGTGTCTGCGGGTGATTTGGTCACGGCAGGTCAATCTGACTCTATGACCACGATAACTCGATTAAATCCTATCTACATGGATATGCTAGAAACCTCGTCTAGAATTCTCTCAATAAGACGCAAAATAGACCGTGGAACGTTAATCCCAAACGAAAAAATAAAAGCGAGCCTCATCCTTGATGATGGAGAGGTTTATCAAGGGATAGGTTCTCTAGTTACTGCGAGCGCTACGACGTCTACTTCAACTGGGACCGTCACCATTCGATTTGCATTCGATAACCCTGAAGAGCTGCTACTACCTGGGATGTTTGTTCGAGCATCGGTCGAACTAGGCAAAACAAACGCTTTTTTAATTCCTCAACGTGCGGCGCAGAGAAACAGTGCCGGTGAACTGATGGTATATGTCATTGAAGACGGCAAAGCCAAACAGGTAGAGGTTACCGCTGAAGGTAGCTATCAAAACAATTGGATTGTGACTAAAGGAGTCAAAGAGGGACAAAGCCTTATTCTCGATGGATTAAAAACAATGTCTGATGGTGTATCGGTCGTTCCTGTTCCCGCTGAAGTTGATGAATTCGGTTTAGTGAAAGACAAGCAAACCGATACCAGCGTTGAGCCTTCCTCAAACCAGAACGATACCGTTTCTGAAAATCCAACTAATGAATAG
- a CDS encoding multidrug effflux MFS transporter — MPSNSNTMNLPIEKRGFLTLVLAALSIFAPFATDMYLSGFTSIAADLNTDISNVQFSLSTFFIGMALGQLLYGPLADKYGRRIPLVIGIVIFIVSSLAIALAPNIQMFNGFRFIQAIGGCSGMVISRAIIQDVYDQKESAQALSLMMVIQGVGPIVAPVLGAYLLLNGSWNVIFYFLAGFGLLCLALTYKYVPESLPKEQRQTQNMAGIYQGFKALLTDKSFILPSLSGGLALSVMFCFITGSPNILMNIYGLSQQHYSWAFSGTALFMVFMSQLNRMLLARFSPQAIFNSSVFISSLVALILLLLRDTANIFVFLVPLAVCVGLVPVVSANAMALAMSSRTKDAGSASSLIGVVQFGLAGGISALVSVMDNGTALPMTAMILTCSACAFVLNRLR, encoded by the coding sequence ACTATGAATCTACCCATCGAAAAACGTGGATTCCTTACCTTGGTACTTGCAGCGCTTTCTATATTCGCTCCGTTTGCCACCGATATGTACTTATCTGGTTTTACTTCTATTGCTGCAGATTTGAATACGGATATCTCCAATGTCCAATTTAGCCTTTCGACTTTTTTTATTGGTATGGCATTAGGGCAACTCCTTTATGGTCCTCTCGCGGATAAGTACGGGCGACGCATACCATTAGTCATAGGAATAGTAATATTTATTGTTTCTTCTCTTGCTATAGCTTTAGCGCCAAACATTCAGATGTTTAATGGGTTTCGCTTTATACAAGCGATAGGAGGATGCTCTGGAATGGTGATAAGCCGTGCGATTATTCAAGACGTCTATGATCAGAAAGAATCTGCGCAAGCGTTATCACTAATGATGGTTATTCAAGGAGTTGGACCTATCGTTGCTCCTGTTCTAGGCGCTTATTTACTGCTTAACGGTAGTTGGAACGTCATTTTTTACTTTCTGGCAGGCTTTGGATTACTTTGTCTGGCTCTTACCTATAAATACGTACCTGAATCATTACCAAAAGAACAACGACAAACGCAAAATATGGCGGGCATTTATCAGGGGTTTAAAGCGTTATTAACCGACAAGTCATTCATTTTACCTTCATTGTCAGGTGGGTTGGCCCTCTCTGTTATGTTTTGCTTCATCACAGGTTCTCCAAATATCTTGATGAACATTTATGGTTTATCCCAGCAACACTATAGTTGGGCATTCAGCGGCACTGCGTTATTCATGGTTTTTATGAGCCAATTAAATCGTATGTTGCTGGCAAGGTTTTCACCGCAAGCTATTTTTAATAGCTCTGTATTCATCAGCTCACTAGTCGCTTTGATACTGCTTTTGCTTCGAGATACTGCAAACATTTTTGTGTTTCTGGTTCCGTTAGCGGTATGTGTTGGACTCGTCCCTGTCGTCAGCGCCAACGCCATGGCATTGGCGATGTCTTCTCGAACAAAAGATGCGGGTAGCGCATCATCTCTTATCGGGGTAGTTCAATTCGGGTTAGCCGGAGGCATCAGTGCATTGGTCAGCGTCATGGATAACGGTACCGCTCTCCCCATGACAGCAATGATTCTTACATGCTCTGCTTGTGCGTTCGTTCTAAACCGTCTGCGCTAG